One genomic segment of Nothobranchius furzeri strain GRZ-AD chromosome 10, NfurGRZ-RIMD1, whole genome shotgun sequence includes these proteins:
- the LOC107386732 gene encoding cytokine receptor common subunit gamma yields the protein MLAPLLLLLCLSEQIRAQNPPDVECLIVNQEQVHCVWNKNGAPGVNYTFSSWFENNKESNCTNYLIEDNITIGCKRDCKREDKFSDFYTILRHGNETKSKKIHALKKKVKLNPPTNVTVKIGSDSNLWFYWNQSTPRCVDNQVRFRINNKPWDSTHVPSERLSYCINLPSSNSRYEFQVKSKITESCGDSDIWSDWSDPVAWGFNNSTNTNIKEPISVWTPVLYVVGAITLILLIIMLLRHERLRIILIPVVPKPLLSSPEIEDWFPFSKGLMKEGFKANYNEQACPVREYAYVSRSDSNISDTSDLTVTTDQTDCSVSIIMNEPDDRSAPFASSSESSEEDLKVFV from the exons ATGTTGGCTCCACTGCTTCTGCTTCTCTGTCTCTCTGAACAAATACGGGCCCAAAATCCACCCG ATGTGGAATGTCTGATAGTGAATCAGGAACAAGTTCACTGTGTCTGGAATAAAAATGGAGCTCCAGGGGTCAATTACACCTTCTCCAGCTG GTTTGAAAATAATAAAGAAAGTAACTGTACCAACTACCTGATAGAGGACAACATCACCATTGGATGTAAGCGAGACTGCAAAAGAGAGGATAAATTCAGTGACTTTTACACCATATTGAGACACGGCAATGAGACGAAGAGTAAGAAGATACATGCGCTTAAAAAGAAAG TCAAgttaaacccaccaaccaacgTTACAGTAAAAATTGGATCCGATTCCAACTTGTGGTTTTACTGGAACCAGTCAACACCACGATGTGTGGACAACCAAGTTCGCTTCCGAATAAACAACAAGCCGTGGGAT tccaCTCATGTCCCTTCTGAGAGGCTGAGCTACTGCATCAACTTACCCTCCAGCAATTCCAGGTATGAGTTCCAGGTGAAAAGTAAAATAACGGAAAGCTGTGGAGACTCGGATATCTGGAGTGACTGGAGCGATCCTGTGGCCTGGGGGTTCAACAACAGCACAA ACACAAATATAAAGGAGCCAATATCTGTGTGGACACCAGTGCTGTACGTAGTGGGTGCCATCACCCTCATCCTACTGATCATCATGCTTCTGCGCCACGAGAG GCTGAGGATCATCCTCATCCCCGTGGTTCCCAAGCCGTTGCTCAGCTCCCCTGAGATCGAG GATTGGTTTCCGTTCTCCAAAGGCCTGATGAAAGAAGGTTTCAAAGCCAACTACAACGAGCAGGCCTGCCCTGTACGCGAGTACGCCTATGTCTCCCGCTCTGACAGCAACATCTCCGACACCTCCGACCTCACCGTCACCACCGATCAGACCGACTGCTCAGTCTCCATCATCATGAATGAACCCGACGACCGATCCGCACCTTTCGCTTCCTCTTCAGAGTCATCTGAGGAGGATCTGAAGGTTTTCGTTTAA
- the snx12 gene encoding sorting nexin-12: protein MTDPVVADTRRLNSKPQDLTDAYGPPSNFLEIDVYDPQIVGVGRNRYTTYEVRMRTNLPIFKMKDSCVRRRYSDFEWLKNELERDSKIVVPPLPGKALKRQLPFRGDEGLFEESFIEERRSGLEQFINRIAGHPLAQNERCLHMFLQEETIDRNYIPGKVRH, encoded by the exons ATGACAGATCCTGTTGTAGCAGATACCCGCCGGTTGAATTCCAAGCCTCAGGACCTGACGGATGCTTACGGCCCCCCGAGCAATTTTCTGGAAATAGACGTTTACGATCCACAGATCGTTGGAGTTGGACGGAATCGTTACACAACTTATGAAGTTCGCATGAGG ACGAACCTTCCTATTTTCAAAATGAAGGATTCCTGCGTGAGGAGAAGATACAGCGACTTTGAATGGTTAAAGAACGAGCTGGAAAGAGACAGTAAG ATTGTAGTACCGCCTTTGCCAGGGAAAGCCCTGAAGAGACAGTTGCCATTCCGTGGAGACGAGGGCCTTTTCGAGGAGTCCTTCATTGAGGAGCGACGATCGGGTCTGGAGCAGTTCATCAACAG aattgcAGGTCACCCTTTGGCCCAGAACGAGCGCTGTCTTCACATGTTTCTGCAGGAGGAAACCATTGACCGTAACTACATTCCTGGAAAAGTACGACACTAG